The Candidatus Hydrogenedentota bacterium genome includes a window with the following:
- a CDS encoding alcohol dehydrogenase catalytic domain-containing protein: MRALVLANGSVRVKEVPDPQPGPGEALVKVLTAGICNTDLELARGYMNFSGVLGHEFVGVVQQAENPHLLGKRVVGEINCVCHQCHYCQMEMPHHCLNRTVLGIQGRDGAFAEYLTLPEENLHLAPASVRDDVAVFAEPVAAAFRITEQVLLNDGDRIIVLGDGKLGQLIAQVLWLHSKNLVCVGKHAWKLALLNNLGIRTALVDEPLVRGADVVVEATGSHLGFARALELVRPEGTVVLKTTVAHPTALELSSPVVNEVTILGSRCGPFRPALEALSLGNVGVQPLISESFALSDADKALQRAADPDVMKVLLHM; encoded by the coding sequence ATGCGCGCACTCGTGTTGGCAAACGGATCCGTACGCGTCAAGGAAGTCCCCGACCCGCAGCCCGGGCCGGGTGAAGCCCTCGTGAAGGTGCTTACGGCGGGAATATGCAACACGGATCTCGAGCTGGCGCGCGGGTACATGAATTTCTCCGGCGTACTGGGCCACGAGTTCGTCGGCGTCGTGCAGCAGGCGGAGAACCCCCACCTCCTCGGGAAGCGCGTGGTGGGGGAGATCAACTGCGTCTGCCACCAGTGCCACTACTGCCAGATGGAAATGCCCCATCACTGCCTGAACCGGACGGTCCTCGGCATCCAGGGGCGCGACGGCGCCTTCGCGGAATACCTCACCCTCCCCGAAGAAAATCTCCACCTCGCGCCCGCTTCCGTGCGCGACGATGTCGCCGTGTTCGCCGAGCCCGTGGCGGCCGCATTCCGCATTACCGAGCAGGTCCTGCTGAATGACGGCGACCGCATCATCGTGCTGGGCGACGGTAAACTCGGCCAGCTGATCGCCCAGGTGCTGTGGCTGCACAGCAAGAACCTCGTATGTGTCGGCAAGCACGCCTGGAAACTGGCCCTGCTGAACAACCTCGGCATACGCACCGCCCTGGTCGACGAACCCCTCGTGCGCGGAGCCGATGTCGTCGTCGAGGCGACCGGCTCGCACCTCGGCTTCGCCCGAGCGTTGGAGCTGGTCCGCCCGGAGGGCACGGTCGTCCTGAAAACCACCGTGGCCCACCCGACCGCCCTGGAGCTGAGCAGCCCGGTGGTCAACGAGGTGACCATCCTCGGGTCCCGTTGCGGCCCCTTCCGCCCCGCGCTCGAAGCCCTCAGCCTCGGAAATGTCGGGGTGCAGCCCCTCATCTCGGAATCCTTCGCCCTCAGCGACGCCGACAAGGCCCTCCAGCGCGCCGCCGATCCCGATGTGATGAAGGTCCTGCTCCATATGTAG